Proteins from a genomic interval of Stigmatopora nigra isolate UIUO_SnigA chromosome 19, RoL_Snig_1.1, whole genome shotgun sequence:
- the lig3 gene encoding DNA ligase 3 has translation MQNCFLLLLKRTFSIGPQLHHLRLLLAPPPKLFCGYPSTERHGGLPFSPFRRLSSLPFDTMAEQRFVVEYAKRGTAGCKKCKDKIAKGVTRVGKVVPNPFSESAGEMKEWYHVKCIFEKQERARATTKKIEDITDLEGWEELQDEDKEIINKHVSDFMAKANSTPKKKTPAKTSAAGKLTSPPEASLNAPRKFSGFTAAKAGGSSSSPLSSPSPAKANQGSSLATQLCNPQHKDCLFREFRKLCAMVAEVNSYNSKTQIIEKFLRKGTSGDKFHGDLYLTVKLLLPGVVKSVYNLNDKQIVKLFSRIFRCNQDDMVRDLEKGDVSETVRMFFDESKSFPPAAKSLLTIQEVDASLCRLAQLTKEDEQQGELEQIAKKCTSNDLKGIIRLIKHDLKMSSGAKHVLDAVDPNAYDAFKASRNLGDVIERVLRNQQEASNGSGPRKLLTVEASLMTPVQPMLAEACKSIEQAMKKCPNGMYSEIKYDGERVQVHKNGDTFSYFSRSLKPVLPHKVAHFKEYIPLAFPGGHSIILDAEVLLIDTNTSKPLPFGTLGVHKKAAFQDAKVCLFVFDCIYFNGNSLMERPLCERRKFLHDNMVEVPNRILFSEMKHVTRAGDLANMITRVIREGLEGLVLKDVKGSYEPGKRHWLKVKKDYLNEGAMADTADLVVLGAFYGKGSNGGIMSSFLMGCYDPDTKKWCTVTKCSGGYDDAMLARLQTELDVVKISKDPSKIPGWLKIVKNYYPDFLIRIPEQAPVWEITGAEFSKSEMHTADGISIRFPRMTRIRDDKDWKSATNLPQLKELYRISKENCDFKVTVGPSGEDKGSSEGDSGGNSPAPASSSASRATKKAANSTPAKRKAVKLEPTSPAPQAPAPKKVKKSESVQSNGHTKMEKATPPRPPQMLESTKDETLLDIFSGVKLFLPRDVDDFGKLRRYFVAYDGDLVADFDGDSATHAVAPVDDNEETGGGRAQRVSPGWIWECIRKRRVVAPC, from the exons ATGCAGAATTGTTTCCTTTTGTTATTGAAGAGGACTTTTTCCATTGGCCCTCAGCTCCATCATTTACGTCTCCTCCTAGCTCCGCCTCCCAAACTTTTCTGTGGCTATCCTTCAACTGAGCGTCACGGAGGCCTCCCGTTCTCCCCGTTCCGCCGCCTTTCCTCACTCCCCTTCGACACGATGGCGGAGCAGCGCTTTGTGGTGGAGTACGCCAAGCGTGGCACGGCAGGTTGCAAAAAGTGCAAGGACAAGATCGCCAAGGGCGTCACACGTGTCGGAAAAGTGGTACCCAACCCGTTCAGTGAGTCGGCTGGTGAGATGAAAGAATGGTATCACGTCAAGTGCATCTTTGAGAAGCAAGAGCGTGCCCGCGCCACCACCAAGAAGATCGAGGACATCACCGACTTGGAGGGTTGGGAGGAGCTGCAAGATGAAGACAAGGAGATCATTAATAAACATGTCTCAG ATTTCATGGCCAAAGCCAACTCAACTCCTAAGAAGAAGACGCCGGCCAAGACAAGCGCGGCAGGCAAGCTTACGTCACCCCCCGAAGCCTCACTTAACGCACCACGCAAGTTCTCAGGCTTCACCG CTGCCAAGGCGGGCGGATCCTCATCCTCGCCCCTCTCATCACCCTCGCCCGCCAAGGCCAATCAGGGCAGCTCTCTGGCTACCCAACTTTGCAACCCGCAGCACAAAGACTGCCTGTTTAGGGAGTTCCGCAAACTGTGCGCTATGGTAGCTGAAGTCAACAGCTACAACAGTAAGACGCAGATCATTGAGAAGTTCCTGCGCAAAGGCACATCTGGAG ATAAATTCCACGGCGACTTGTATCTGACGGTCAAGTTGCTGCTGCCCGGTGTGGTGAAGAGCGTATACAACCTCAACGATAAGCAGATTGTTAAACTCTTCAGCCGTATTTTCCGATGCAACCAGGACGACATGGTGCGAGATTTAGAGAAG GGAGATGTGTCCGAGACGGTTCGCATGTTCTTCGATGAGAGCAAATCCTTCCCTCCGGCTGCCAAAAGCCTGCTGACTATCCAGGAGGTGGACGCCTCGCTGTGTCGCTTGGCACAACTCACCAAGGAAGACGAGCAGCAGGGAGAGTTGGAGCAAATCGCCAAAAA GTGTACCAGCAATGACTTGAAGGGTATTATCCGCCTCATCAAGCATGACCTCAAGATGAGCTCTGGAGCCAAGCATGT GTTGGACGCAGTGGATCCCAACGCCTACGATGCTTTCAAAGCATCCCGCAACCTGGGCGACGTGATCGAGCGCGTGCTGAGGAACCAGCAGGAGGCATCGAATGGCTCGGGGCCCAGGAAGCTGCTCACGGTGGAGGCCTCGCTCATGACCCCCGTGCAGCCAATGCTG GCCGAGGCGTGCAAATCCATCGAGCAGGCtatgaaaaagtgtcccaatgGCATGTACTCGGAGATCAAGTACGACGGCGAACGTGTGCAGGTTCACAAAAACGGAGACACCTTCAGCTACTTTAGCCGCAGTCTCAAACCTGTGTTGCCGCACAAA GTGGCCCATTTCAAGGAATACATCCCGCTGGCGTTTCCCGGTGGCCACAGTATCATTTTGGATGCGGAGGTGCTGCTCATCGACACCAACACAAGCAAGCCCCTCCCCTTCGGGACGCTGGGCGTGCACAAG AAAGCTGCTTTTCAAGATGCCAAAGTGTGCCTTTTTGTCTTTGATTGCATCTACTTCAATGGCAACAGCCTTATGGAAAG GCCACTGTGTGAGCGGAGAAAATTCCTGCACGACAACATGGTGGAAGTGCCCAACCGTATCCTGTTCTCAGAGATGAAGCACGTCACG CGTGCCGGGGACCTGGCCAACATGATCACCAGAGTCATCCGAGAAGGTTTGGAAGGCCTTGTGCTCAAAGACGTAAAG GGCTCGTACGAACCGGGTAAACGTCATTGGCTGAAGGTGAAGAAGGACTACTTGAACGAGGGCGCCATGGCTGACACTGCTGACCTGGTGGTGCTGGGTGCCTTCTACGGGAAAGGGTCTAACG GGGGCATCATGTCAAGCTTCCTGATGGGCTGCTACGATCCGGACACCAAAAAGTGGTGTACTGTCACCAAGTGCTCGGGAGGCTATGACGACGCTATGCTGGCTCGCCTACAGACCGAACTGGACGTCGTCAAGATCAGCAAG GATCCCAGTAAAATTCCCGGCTGGCTGAAAATAGTCAAGAACTACTACCCGGATTTCCTTATCCGCATCCCTGAG CAAGCGCCTGTATGGGAGATCACCGGCGCCGAATTCTCCAAGTCGGAGATGCACACGGCAGACGGCATCTCCATCCGTTTCCCTCGTATGACGCGCATCCGTGACGACAAAGACTGGAAGAGCGCCACCAACCTGCCACAGCTCAAA GAGCTGTATCGCATCTCCAAAGAGAACTGCGACTTCAAAGTGACAGTGGGACCGTCCGGCGAAGACAAGGGCTCGTCAGAAGGCGACAGCGGAGGGAACTCACCTGCCCCCGCATCATCTTCTGCATCGCGGGCAACCAAAAAGGCTG CTAACAGTACCCCGGCCAAACGCAAGGCGGTAAAATTGGAACCGACCTCACCCGCCCCACAAGCTCCCGCTCCCAAGAAG GTGAAGAAAAGTGAAAGTGTGCAGAGCAATGGGCATACCAAAATGGAGAAAGCAACGCCTCCTCGTCCGCCGCAGATGCTGGAGTCCACCAAAGATGAG ACATTGCTGGACATCTTCAGCGGCGTCAAACTCTTCCTACCACGCGACGTGGACGACTTTGGCAAGTTGCGCCGCTACTTCGTGGCGTATGACGGTGACCTGGTGGCCGACTTTGACGGCGACTCAGCCACTCACGCCGTAGCCCCGGTTGATGATAATGAAGAGACGGGCGGAGGTCGAGCCCAGCGGGTGTCGCCCGGCTGGATCTGGGAGTGCATCCGCAAGAGGCGTGTGGTGGCTCCCTGCtag
- the LOC144212904 gene encoding dynein regulatory complex protein 1-like: MQSQESGASRPDTQEGPKAAVSEEPMTAQRVIRLHFELLSFLNDLQTGADAKQSLRRTKYEEALRLRTERLDNSREFSKKKLEEIKEGWAQAATKTTLPDLLGALDRQQALCSEIMGHKMDLIAELQKKWLDNDERHSIDLRKQSEALDLMIERMDKVREKTMANKDLAHIQSPHDIFLKQSLREWDGYQTELKARRKEWLTQRKLAMEEYEKAMPILELTQEECNTSKRNIDMKLMELEREQEEIKGKRNVLEARKLSCDEKPEVIYLLRKRVNTLKVQLSDIMKNIQMEEESFNRREQHLLEDIRHSIEQHKRIQKKIKHFALTDAQTFVDMSRMLVAEVKLLAESALAADSHLCAHLGLKWERPVTTMEQSYPIQPQDKFEMAAQVYSESVAEVDSKTMAALLALLSEELGFLMENSEHLSFLYNEQHTAEKLLGLLNAFDFYDDDLNRLAAFLLKYEEQHRPDDEPACGSEHVIHPNNILPAFLSFVSYRVHCIKSSSLRHFLDWDSDADKAFWESMVNVVPEEKLRIWDAAEIALTQYLTVLEENSKTFQKNLILEEENKELRRQLMNENDGSAFLFKEFMDKDV; this comes from the coding sequence ATGCAGAGCCAGGAAAGTGGCGCGAGCAGGCCGGACACCCAGGAGGGTCCGAAAGCTGCGGTGAGCGAAGAACCCATGACTGCTCAACGTGTCATCCGCCTGCACTTTGAGTTGCTCTCCTTCCTCAATGACCTCCAGACGGGGGCCGACGCCAAGCAGTCGCTGCGGCGAACCAAGTACGAGGAGGCCCTGCGATTGCGTACGGAGCGCCTGGACAATTCCAGGGAGTTCAGCAAGAAGAAGTTGGAAGAAATCAAGGAGGGATGGGCTCAGGCCGCCACCAAGACCACACTGCCGGACCTTTTGGGTGCACTGGACCGTCAACAGGCCCTGTGCTCGGAGATAATGGGACACAAGATGGACCTCATTGCCGAGCTGCAGAAGAAATGGCTGGACAACGACGAGCGCCATTCCATTGACCTCCGCAAGCAATCGGAGGCTCTGGACTTAATGATCGAACGCATGGACAAGGTCCGGGAGAAGACCATGGCCAATAAGGATCTGGCCCACATCCAGAGCCCGCATGATATCTTCCTAAAGCAGAGCTTGCGCGAGTGGGACGGCTACCAGACGGAGCTGAAGGCGCGTCGCAAGGAGTGGTTGACCCAGAGGAAGCTGGCCATGGAGGAGTACGAGAAGGCCATGCCCATCCTGGAGTTGACTCAGGAAGAGTGCAATACGTCCAAACGCAACATTGACATGAAGTTGATGGAGCTGGAGCGAGAGCAGGAGGAGATTAAGGGCAAACGCAACGTGCTGGAGGCCCGCAAGCTGAGCTGTGACGAGAAACCCGAGGTCATCTATTTGTTGCGCAAGCGTGTCAACACCCTGAAGGTACAGCTAAGCGACATCATGAAGAACATCCAAATGGAGGAGGAGAGCTTCAATCGACGCGAGCAACACCTGCTGGAGGACATCCGCCATAGCATCGAGCAGCACAAGCGCATCCAGAAGAAGATCAAGCATTTTGCCCTGACTGACGCGCAGACCTTCGTGGACATGTCGCGCATGTTGGTGGCCGAGGTTAAGCTTCTGGCCGAGAGCGCGTTGGCGGCCGACTCGCATCTCTGTGCCCATCTGGGACTAAAGTGGGAGCGGCCCGTGACTACCATGGAGCAAAGCTATCCCATCCAGCCGCAGGACAAGTTCGAGATGGCGGCGCAGGTGTATTCCGAGAGCGTGGCTGAGGTGGACTCTAAGACCATGGCGGCGTTGCTGGCGCTGCTCAGCGAAGAATTGGGCTTCTTGATGGAAAACAGTGAGCACCTCAGCTTTCTGTACAACGAGCAACACACGGCCGAGAAGCTCCTCGGCCTCCTCAATGCCTTCGACTTCTACGACGACGACCTCAACCGGCTGGCGGCGTTTCTGCTCAAATACGAGGAGCAGCACCGGCCCGACGACGAACCCGCCTGCGGATCAGAGCATGTCATCCATCCCAATAATATCTTACCTGCATTTCTGAGCTTTGTCAGCTACCGCGTGCATTGCATAAAGAGTTCTTCACTGCGACATTTTCTGGATTGGGACTCTGATGCAGATAAAGCCTTTTGGGAGAGTATGGTCAATGTCGTACCGGAAGAGAAGCTCCGGATCTGGGATGCCGCCGAGATCGCCTTGACGCAGTACCTCACGGTTCTGGAGGAGAACTCAAAAACATTTCAGAAAAATCTCATTCTGGAAGAGGAAAATAAGGAATTGCGCAGGCAGTTGATGAATGAAAATGATGGAAGTGCTTTTCTGTTTAAGGAATTTATGGACaaagatgtttaa